A window from Humidesulfovibrio mexicanus encodes these proteins:
- a CDS encoding phage capsid protein, which produces MSLSISNAFVAQYTADVHEAYQQRGSKLRGTVRLKTGVVGATAVFQKTGRGAAGKKTRHGAVPLMNVEHASVSATLEDWYGADYVDKLDELKTNTDERLVVANAGAYALGRKVDELIVSRLAQGANVVAEGGTGLTKAKVLEAFARLNTADVPDDGNRFAVVGAHQWNELLDISEFKSADFAGDRYPWLKGTESRTWLGITWMFHTGLPLSGGARKCFLYHRSAVGLAEAQEVKVFTDWVPEKAAHLVDHMLSAGAVLIDPDGVVEIDCDDDAALAA; this is translated from the coding sequence ATGTCCCTGAGCATCAGCAACGCCTTTGTGGCCCAGTACACGGCCGACGTGCACGAGGCCTATCAGCAGCGCGGCAGCAAGCTGCGCGGAACGGTGCGCCTCAAGACCGGCGTGGTGGGCGCCACCGCCGTGTTCCAGAAGACCGGCCGCGGCGCGGCGGGCAAGAAAACCCGGCACGGCGCGGTGCCCCTCATGAACGTGGAGCACGCGAGCGTGTCCGCCACCCTGGAGGACTGGTACGGCGCGGACTACGTGGACAAGCTGGACGAGCTCAAGACCAACACCGACGAGCGCCTGGTGGTGGCCAACGCCGGGGCCTACGCCCTGGGCCGCAAGGTGGACGAACTCATCGTTTCGCGCCTGGCCCAGGGCGCGAACGTGGTGGCCGAGGGCGGCACCGGGCTCACCAAGGCCAAGGTGCTGGAGGCCTTCGCCCGCCTGAACACGGCCGACGTGCCTGACGACGGCAACCGCTTCGCCGTGGTGGGCGCGCACCAGTGGAACGAGCTGCTGGACATCAGCGAGTTCAAGAGCGCCGACTTTGCGGGCGACCGCTATCCCTGGCTCAAGGGCACCGAAAGCCGCACCTGGCTCGGCATCACCTGGATGTTTCACACCGGGCTGCCGCTTTCCGGCGGCGCGCGCAAGTGCTTCCTGTACCACAGAAGCGCCGTTGGCCTGGCCGAGGCCCAGGAGGTCAAGGTCTTTACCGACTGGGTGCCGGAGAAGGCCGCGCACCTGGTGGACCACATGCTCTCGGCCGGGGCCGTGC
- a CDS encoding omptin family outer membrane protease yields the protein MATHESKTFFGAAPSAARTATLLVALALAALLHPPGAWAGDAPAWQVAFKTKFMLNSHTSYQFGNPFDPYQVPLSRLEFDMDSTWAGFEARRQLGRLSLGLGYMSTVRDQRSGQLRDYDWDDDTAPHALTIFSASSCRMRPSYQFQVDADLRVSDVLGLPSSVDLRPVVGFRGQQLRFMAHDGVQYTYDTAGNVTSRTDFAGDAIKFKQNWHQYFAGLRLAYDWDSPPLVHSLRLNSQLDVSYVEGKNRDDHLLRGDRVTRDITYGHAWHAMAGLAFGVTEGLDLGLEVDYLHIETNGTHKFLDKGLGVGLNWLNGVRAWSEQTSVSLSLDYRF from the coding sequence ATGGCGACGCACGAGTCCAAAACGTTCTTCGGCGCGGCGCCTTCCGCGGCCCGGACCGCGACGCTTCTCGTGGCCCTTGCCCTGGCGGCGCTGCTGCATCCGCCAGGGGCATGGGCCGGGGACGCCCCGGCATGGCAGGTCGCGTTCAAGACGAAGTTCATGCTCAACAGCCACACGTCCTACCAGTTCGGCAACCCTTTTGACCCCTATCAGGTTCCCTTGAGTCGGCTCGAGTTCGACATGGACTCCACCTGGGCCGGGTTCGAGGCCCGTCGCCAGCTGGGCAGGCTCTCCCTCGGCCTGGGGTACATGAGCACCGTGCGCGACCAGAGGTCCGGGCAGCTGCGCGACTACGACTGGGACGACGACACCGCCCCGCACGCGCTCACCATCTTCAGCGCCTCCTCGTGCCGTATGCGCCCCAGCTACCAGTTTCAGGTCGATGCAGACCTGCGCGTGTCCGATGTGCTCGGCCTGCCGTCCTCGGTGGACCTGCGGCCAGTGGTCGGCTTTCGCGGGCAGCAGCTGCGCTTCATGGCGCACGATGGCGTGCAGTACACCTATGACACGGCCGGAAACGTGACCTCGCGGACCGACTTCGCGGGCGACGCCATCAAGTTCAAGCAGAACTGGCACCAGTACTTCGCCGGGCTGCGCCTGGCCTACGACTGGGATTCGCCGCCCCTTGTGCACAGCCTGCGCCTCAATTCGCAGCTGGACGTAAGCTACGTGGAGGGCAAGAACCGCGACGACCACCTCCTGCGCGGCGACCGCGTCACCCGCGACATCACCTACGGCCATGCCTGGCACGCCATGGCGGGCCTGGCCTTTGGCGTCACCGAGGGGCTCGACCTCGGTCTTGAGGTGGACTACCTGCACATAGAGACCAATGGGACGCACAAATTCCTCGACAAGGGCCTCGGCGTCGGCCTCAACTGGCTGAACGGGGTGCGCGCCTGGTCGGAGCAGACCTCCGTCTCCCTCTCGCTGGATTACCGCTTCTAG
- a CDS encoding esterase/lipase family protein, translated as MLLETMAVVAVGVPALPAALAWLENRRSGDWLLQRRLCGGRLASALLRAFLDSVWTLWCTALALPFGRLCSGHGLATGTGPAVILVHGLYHNPAAWFVLRRRLARAGFADVRCYGYPSFGRPFGDIVSGLEELVRRAALEVPDGRVALVGHSLGGLVIRAACGPLAQADAGHGVRIAGVATLGAPHRGSVLAARLGVGRLARGLAPGGEVLEAVRGLPPCPGPALSLYTPTDCMVQPLSGALLEGRELSAGWTERAVPPVSHVGLLYSARVHAEVLAFLTSLR; from the coding sequence ATGCTGCTGGAAACAATGGCCGTCGTGGCGGTCGGCGTACCCGCGCTCCCCGCCGCCCTGGCCTGGCTGGAGAACCGCCGCAGCGGCGACTGGCTGCTGCAGCGCCGCCTGTGTGGCGGAAGGCTGGCGTCCGCGCTCCTGCGCGCCTTTCTGGACTCCGTGTGGACGCTGTGGTGCACGGCCCTGGCCCTGCCCTTCGGGCGGCTGTGCAGCGGCCACGGCCTGGCAACCGGTACAGGCCCGGCGGTGATTCTGGTCCACGGGCTGTACCACAATCCGGCGGCCTGGTTCGTGCTGCGGCGCAGGCTGGCGCGAGCGGGCTTTGCGGACGTGCGCTGCTACGGGTACCCCAGTTTCGGCCGCCCCTTCGGCGACATCGTGAGCGGCCTTGAGGAACTGGTGCGCCGCGCGGCGCTGGAGGTCCCGGACGGCCGCGTGGCCCTGGTGGGGCACAGCCTGGGCGGGCTGGTCATCCGCGCGGCCTGCGGTCCATTGGCGCAGGCCGATGCGGGGCACGGCGTGCGCATTGCCGGGGTGGCTACCCTGGGCGCCCCGCACAGGGGCAGCGTGCTGGCGGCGCGCCTGGGCGTGGGGCGTCTGGCCCGTGGCCTGGCCCCAGGCGGCGAGGTGCTGGAAGCTGTGCGGGGTCTGCCCCCCTGCCCCGGACCGGCCTTGAGCCTGTATACGCCTACGGACTGCATGGTGCAGCCGCTTTCCGGCGCGCTGCTTGAGGGCCGCGAACTGTCCGCCGGATGGACCGAGCGCGCGGTGCCCCCCGTGAGTCATGTGGGGCTGCTCTACAGCGCCCGCGTCCATGCGGAGGTCCTGGCCTTCCTGACCAGCTTGCGCTAA
- a CDS encoding tRNA-binding protein — MEPPKAAEQVEADHFFQVDIRVGTVLRAEPFPKARTPAYKLWIDFGPLGVRQSSAQITQLYAPEELAGRQVVAVVNFPPRSIAGFRSEVLVLGCANEAGHVTLLAPDAYAPDGARIH; from the coding sequence ATGGAACCGCCTAAGGCAGCGGAACAGGTCGAGGCCGACCACTTTTTTCAGGTTGATATCCGCGTGGGCACCGTGCTGCGCGCGGAACCCTTCCCCAAGGCCCGCACCCCGGCCTACAAGCTCTGGATCGATTTCGGTCCCCTTGGCGTGCGCCAGTCCAGCGCCCAGATAACGCAGCTCTACGCCCCAGAGGAGCTGGCGGGCAGGCAGGTGGTGGCCGTGGTGAACTTTCCCCCGCGCAGCATCGCAGGCTTTCGCTCCGAGGTGCTGGTGCTGGGCTGCGCCAACGAAGCCGGACACGTCACCCTGCTCGCACCCGACGCCTATGCGCCCGACGGCGCGCGCATCCATTAA
- a CDS encoding DUF1786 domain-containing protein gives MTATAPILCLDIGSGTQDVLLYFPDREIENCPKLVLPAPARVLAECIRQATAQGRAVHLHGCNMGGGFHSAMRAHLAAGLGFSCTRAAAFSLADDLDALAASGVGVREDCPAGAVDLLAVDFDPDFWNRALDALGLPRPGLVAACAQDHGFHPGQSNRRGRFVLWEKLLHEAQGHPESLLYTQVPTCFTRLADLQKSIGGGPVADTGAAAVLGGLFEPSIRARAEARGLTLVNIGNSHTVAFLIFQGRVFGVYEHHTGLIDAPRLWDQLARFRAGGLDFEEVFDDRGHGTMRLPLPAEAKGFPDTLVIGPRRTLLAGFEVEFPAPGGDMMLTGSFGLVEGLRLQGLLPAAP, from the coding sequence ATGACCGCAACCGCCCCAATTCTCTGCCTGGACATCGGCTCCGGCACGCAAGACGTGCTCCTGTATTTCCCTGACCGGGAGATCGAAAACTGTCCCAAGCTGGTGCTGCCCGCCCCGGCACGCGTGCTGGCCGAATGCATCCGCCAGGCCACGGCCCAGGGCCGCGCCGTGCATCTGCACGGTTGCAACATGGGCGGCGGCTTTCATTCCGCCATGCGGGCGCATCTGGCGGCGGGGCTCGGTTTCTCCTGCACGCGGGCGGCTGCCTTTTCCCTGGCCGACGACCTGGACGCCCTGGCGGCCAGCGGGGTCGGCGTTCGCGAGGACTGCCCCGCCGGAGCCGTGGACCTGCTGGCCGTGGACTTCGACCCGGATTTCTGGAACCGGGCACTGGATGCGCTGGGCCTGCCCCGGCCCGGCTTGGTGGCCGCCTGCGCCCAGGACCACGGCTTCCATCCGGGGCAGAGCAACCGGCGCGGACGCTTCGTGCTTTGGGAAAAGCTGCTGCACGAGGCCCAAGGCCATCCGGAAAGCCTGCTCTACACCCAGGTTCCAACCTGCTTCACCCGCCTGGCCGACCTGCAGAAGAGCATCGGCGGCGGACCGGTGGCCGACACGGGCGCGGCCGCCGTTCTGGGCGGACTCTTCGAGCCGTCCATCCGCGCACGGGCGGAGGCGCGCGGCCTGACCCTGGTCAACATCGGCAACAGCCACACCGTGGCCTTCCTGATCTTCCAGGGCCGGGTATTCGGCGTGTACGAGCACCACACAGGGCTCATCGACGCCCCGCGCCTGTGGGATCAGTTGGCGCGCTTTCGGGCGGGCGGCCTCGACTTCGAGGAGGTGTTCGACGACCGGGGGCACGGGACCATGCGCCTGCCCCTGCCCGCAGAGGCGAAAGGCTTCCCGGACACGCTGGTCATCGGCCCAAGGCGGACCCTGTTGGCGGGCTTTGAGGTGGAGTTCCCGGCCCCTGGCGGGGACATGATGCTCACGGGCAGCTTCGGTCTGGTGGAGGGCCTCAGGCTGCAGGGGCTGCTGCCCGCCGCGCCATAG